Proteins encoded together in one Catellatospora citrea window:
- a CDS encoding DUF397 domain-containing protein — protein MTPVHGLTWRKSRRCGESVACVEVSELGDAVGVRDSKAPDHHISLSIESFRSFITGVKNGEFDRV, from the coding sequence ATGACGCCTGTGCACGGTCTGACGTGGAGAAAGAGTCGTCGCTGCGGCGAGTCGGTGGCATGCGTGGAGGTCTCCGAACTCGGAGACGCTGTCGGCGTGCGCGACTCGAAGGCTCCCGATCACCACATCAGCCTGTCTATCGAGTCGTTCAGGTCCTTCATCACGGGCGTCAAGAACGGCGAGTTCGACCGGGTCTAG
- a CDS encoding helix-turn-helix domain-containing protein, whose protein sequence is MTRGENPAVARLRLRHALRSARDSSDLTQEQVASSLEWSLSKVIRIENGTVRMTITDMRALLQLYGILGADAVSELEALARIARTRAWWAELGEIAPKFSNYIGLEEGASQLSFYQLLVIPGLLQTEAYARSVLPAGHLTSPVDGEDFITIRMRRQERVLERQDPPQIHAVLDESTLRRTSGGVATQREQLHHLIGLGSRPNIHLQVMPFSAGLQVLEPAFVVMAFPYGPDHDVVYLEFSNSSPAVQDRGQVLDKEEEVAPYRETFSRLTSAALDEAKSLAYIAKVAGELR, encoded by the coding sequence GTGACCAGGGGAGAGAATCCGGCCGTTGCTCGCCTGAGGCTGCGGCACGCCCTGCGTTCGGCCCGTGACTCATCCGACCTAACGCAAGAACAGGTTGCCAGTTCTCTTGAGTGGTCACTGTCCAAGGTTATCCGCATCGAGAACGGCACCGTTCGCATGACGATCACCGACATGCGCGCTCTGCTCCAGCTGTATGGCATCCTCGGAGCGGACGCGGTGTCCGAGCTGGAAGCCTTAGCACGCATCGCGCGTACACGCGCGTGGTGGGCAGAACTCGGGGAGATCGCACCGAAATTCTCGAACTACATCGGGCTGGAGGAGGGCGCCTCTCAGCTTTCCTTCTATCAGTTGCTCGTTATACCGGGCCTGCTGCAGACCGAGGCCTACGCAAGATCAGTCTTGCCCGCAGGGCACCTGACGTCGCCTGTCGACGGTGAGGATTTCATCACCATCCGGATGCGCCGGCAGGAACGCGTGCTGGAGCGGCAGGACCCACCGCAGATACATGCCGTCCTCGACGAGAGCACCCTGCGACGCACCAGCGGTGGCGTTGCAACCCAGCGGGAACAGCTGCATCACCTGATCGGCCTCGGTAGCCGGCCGAACATTCATCTCCAGGTCATGCCATTCAGCGCCGGTCTTCAGGTACTGGAGCCAGCCTTCGTCGTCATGGCTTTCCCGTATGGACCCGACCATGACGTCGTATACCTCGAGTTCAGCAACAGCAGTCCTGCGGTACAGGACCGTGGTCAGGTGCTCGACAAGGAGGAAGAGGTCGCCCCCTACCGCGAAACATTCTCCCGTCTCACCTCAGCCGCGTTGGACGAGGCGAAGTCGCTGGCGTACATTGCCAAGGTCGCGGGCGAGTTGCGCTGA
- a CDS encoding PIG-L deacetylase family protein, producing MNFPVSAAPCADVQRVLCVFAHPDDVDFGAAGTVARWVDEGIEVSYLLVTRGDAGGFDETPRHEMPGLREAEQRAAAAAVGVKQVDFLEGYADGSVTPSLALRKDLVAAIRRARPDRILTSAPLRRWDRIAGPSHPDHLAVGEAVTCAVYPDARNPFAHPELAAAGLEAWTVREIWYSGGPDPDHAVDVTDTFDRKLAALRAHVSQTAHLPELDVMLRERLGGLAESLSLPGRVAEAFTIIRTE from the coding sequence ATGAACTTCCCTGTCTCCGCCGCACCCTGCGCCGACGTGCAGCGCGTGCTGTGTGTCTTCGCCCACCCCGACGATGTCGACTTCGGCGCGGCAGGCACGGTGGCCCGCTGGGTGGACGAGGGCATCGAGGTGTCGTATCTGCTGGTCACCAGGGGTGACGCGGGCGGTTTCGACGAGACGCCGCGGCACGAGATGCCGGGTCTGCGCGAGGCCGAGCAGCGGGCCGCCGCGGCCGCCGTCGGGGTCAAGCAGGTCGACTTCCTGGAGGGGTACGCCGACGGTTCGGTCACGCCGAGTCTGGCCCTGCGCAAGGACCTCGTCGCCGCGATCCGGCGGGCCCGGCCCGACCGCATCCTGACCAGCGCCCCGCTGCGCCGCTGGGACCGCATCGCCGGGCCGAGCCACCCCGACCACCTGGCCGTGGGTGAGGCGGTGACCTGCGCCGTCTACCCCGACGCCCGCAACCCGTTCGCGCACCCCGAGCTGGCCGCGGCGGGCCTGGAAGCCTGGACCGTGCGGGAGATCTGGTACTCGGGCGGTCCCGACCCCGACCATGCGGTCGACGTGACCGACACCTTCGACCGCAAGCTCGCCGCGCTCCGGGCACACGTCTCCCAGACGGCCCACCTGCCCGAGCTTGACGTGATGCTGCGCGAGCGGCTGGGTGGCCTGGCGGAGTCGCTCAGCCTGCCGGGCCGCGTGGCCGAGGCGTTCACGATCATCAGAACCGAGTGA
- a CDS encoding DUF6232 family protein translates to MTIRPGLHISSTCFQVGGRHFTLSAIENVHTRQAGHDPLTRRAGAMAVVGMVLLGAFAPLLQPTGIVAAVAVLSGLAVLTLVSARRRPRRLELWADYHGHPTQLFVSDDWWLFHAVERYLRRSLVEARLGHLTLPRPRPSRGVPHPSNMHPSRLTPGGSRAGWERAA, encoded by the coding sequence GTGACCATCCGCCCCGGGCTGCACATCTCGTCGACCTGTTTCCAGGTCGGCGGGCGTCACTTCACCCTCAGCGCCATCGAGAACGTCCACACCCGACAGGCCGGACACGACCCGCTGACGCGTCGCGCCGGAGCGATGGCCGTGGTCGGCATGGTCCTGCTCGGGGCGTTCGCGCCGCTGCTGCAGCCGACCGGCATCGTCGCCGCGGTCGCCGTGCTCAGCGGCCTGGCCGTGCTCACGCTGGTCAGCGCGCGGCGGCGGCCGCGGCGGCTGGAGCTGTGGGCCGACTACCACGGGCATCCCACCCAGCTGTTCGTCAGCGACGACTGGTGGCTGTTCCACGCGGTGGAGCGCTACCTGCGCCGCAGCCTCGTCGAGGCGCGGTTGGGCCACCTGACCCTGCCGCGGCCCCGGCCGAGCCGCGGCGTGCCGCACCCCTCGAACATGCACCCCTCCCGGCTGACTCCCGGTGGGAGCCGGGCCGGCTGGGAACGCGCCGCCTGA
- a CDS encoding C40 family peptidase, producing the protein MSSPHGRGWRAAARLLAPAGALIIGLLATGAPAHAAPSAADLRKQISEKSEQLEKVVEQYNKLNTQLKQTRTEAAALERELGPLEVKADQAEGNVARIAVTAYRTGSFSGLNALLDSSGDGKLLARLSALDQLATSQRAQIDEAHQAAGDRFEVKAALDARLQEQTTRFTAVETQRKGIEKDLAKLKELRRKAGLVDEKSSTYTGSIPQYQGKAGIAVAFAYKQLGKPYVWAADGPSGYDCSGLTLAAWRAAGVSLYHQAATQWREVTHISRSQLLPGDLVFYSGLGHVAIFVGNGKVIHAPTSGEVVKVASVDMMSPYGYGRVRL; encoded by the coding sequence TTGTCATCCCCCCATGGCAGGGGCTGGCGCGCTGCCGCGCGCCTGCTCGCCCCCGCCGGAGCACTGATCATCGGACTGCTGGCAACCGGCGCGCCCGCGCACGCCGCGCCCAGCGCCGCCGACCTCCGCAAGCAGATCTCGGAGAAGTCCGAGCAGCTGGAGAAGGTCGTCGAGCAGTACAACAAGCTCAACACCCAACTGAAGCAGACCCGCACCGAGGCGGCCGCGCTCGAACGCGAGCTCGGCCCGCTGGAGGTCAAGGCCGACCAGGCAGAGGGCAACGTCGCGCGGATCGCGGTGACCGCGTACCGCACCGGATCGTTCAGCGGTTTGAACGCGCTGCTGGACTCGTCCGGCGACGGCAAGCTGCTGGCCCGGCTGAGCGCCCTGGACCAGCTCGCGACGAGTCAGCGAGCACAGATCGACGAGGCGCACCAGGCGGCAGGCGACCGGTTCGAGGTCAAGGCGGCGCTGGACGCGCGGCTGCAGGAGCAGACCACCCGGTTCACCGCGGTCGAGACCCAGCGCAAGGGTATCGAGAAGGACCTGGCCAAACTCAAGGAACTGCGCCGCAAGGCGGGCCTGGTCGACGAGAAGTCGTCCACCTACACCGGTTCCATTCCCCAGTACCAGGGCAAGGCCGGCATCGCCGTCGCGTTCGCGTACAAGCAACTGGGCAAGCCGTACGTGTGGGCCGCCGACGGGCCGAGCGGGTACGACTGCTCGGGCCTGACGCTGGCCGCGTGGCGTGCCGCGGGGGTGAGCCTCTACCACCAGGCCGCGACGCAGTGGCGTGAGGTCACCCACATCAGCCGCTCTCAACTGCTGCCAGGCGACCTGGTCTTCTACTCGGGACTCGGGCACGTGGCGATCTTCGTCGGCAACGGCAAGGTGATCCACGCACCGACCAGCGGCGAAGTGGTCAAGGTCGCGAGCGTCGACATGATGAGTCCCTATGGCTACGGCCGGGTGCGCCTGTAA
- a CDS encoding sigma-70 family RNA polymerase sigma factor has product MTMLRTDQVAEERDLVGVYLHEISRTPLLDAAQEVDLSKAIEAGLYAEHLLEADKLKRGLKRDELEKLVAEGNHAKDLFIRANLRLVVSIARRYVRSGMPMLDLIQEGNTGLVRAVEKFDYVKGYKFSTYATWWIRQAISRAIAQQERTVRLPVHLVEDVNRMRNVTRQLTRELGSDPEPDQIAAALGVTVERVTELIRWSQDTVSLDTPVGDDGDTNLGDLVADRDTPSPEEIVLSALERQRIEGLLNHLDDRSAGIMRARYGLEDGREHSLTEVASRFSLSRERIRQLEIQALGRLRELARAEGLQSV; this is encoded by the coding sequence ATGACCATGCTGCGCACCGACCAGGTGGCTGAGGAGCGAGACCTCGTCGGTGTATATCTGCACGAGATCTCGCGTACTCCGCTGCTCGACGCGGCGCAGGAGGTCGACCTCTCTAAGGCGATCGAGGCAGGACTTTATGCTGAGCATCTGCTGGAGGCCGACAAGCTCAAGCGCGGGCTGAAGCGCGACGAGCTCGAGAAGCTGGTTGCCGAGGGCAACCACGCGAAGGACCTCTTCATCCGCGCGAACCTGCGCCTGGTGGTGTCCATCGCCCGACGTTACGTCCGGTCCGGCATGCCGATGCTGGACCTGATCCAGGAGGGCAACACGGGCCTGGTCCGTGCCGTCGAGAAGTTCGACTACGTGAAGGGCTACAAGTTCTCCACGTACGCGACCTGGTGGATCCGGCAGGCGATCAGCCGTGCCATCGCCCAGCAGGAGCGCACCGTGCGGCTGCCCGTCCACCTGGTGGAGGACGTCAACCGCATGCGCAACGTCACCCGCCAGCTCACCCGTGAGCTGGGCAGTGACCCGGAGCCGGACCAGATCGCGGCCGCGCTCGGCGTGACCGTCGAGCGGGTGACCGAGCTGATCCGCTGGTCGCAGGACACCGTCTCGCTCGACACCCCGGTCGGCGACGACGGCGACACCAACCTGGGTGACCTGGTCGCCGACCGCGACACGCCCAGCCCGGAGGAGATCGTCCTCTCGGCGCTGGAGCGCCAGCGGATCGAGGGCCTGCTCAACCACCTCGACGACCGTTCCGCCGGCATCATGCGCGCGCGGTACGGCCTGGAGGACGGTCGCGAGCACTCGCTGACCGAGGTGGCGTCGCGGTTCTCGCTGTCCCGCGAGCGCATCCGCCAGCTGGAGATCCAGGCGCTGGGCCGGCTGCGTGAGCTGGCCCGCGCGGAGGGCCTGCAGTCCGTCTGA
- a CDS encoding N-acetylmuramic acid 6-phosphate etherase: MPELPTGSLPVRVDAPTERRYAPSADLDLLDTRQILRVINEADRTVAEAVGAVLDPLSVVVEDAVAALQRGNRVHYVGAGTSGRLGVLDAAELPPTYNAPPTWFCAHIAGGPGALLAAVEDAEDDAAGGADELARCARTGDVVVGIAASGRTPYVLGALRAAGELGCRTALIAADPHATASAWVDVFIGVDTGPEVVTGSTRMKAATAQKLLLNAFSTAVMVRLGRVFSNFMIDVVPTNAKLRGRMLSMLVEATGHDEEDCRRTLDAAGGDLRAALVALLAGREVAAARGALAGHGNRVRDAVAALTE, from the coding sequence ATGCCTGAGCTGCCCACCGGCTCGCTCCCGGTGCGTGTCGACGCCCCGACGGAGCGGCGCTACGCCCCCAGTGCCGACCTGGACCTGCTGGACACCCGGCAGATCCTGCGAGTGATCAACGAGGCTGACCGCACCGTCGCCGAGGCGGTCGGCGCGGTGCTGGACCCGCTGTCCGTGGTCGTCGAGGACGCCGTCGCGGCGCTGCAGCGCGGCAACCGCGTGCACTACGTGGGCGCGGGCACCTCCGGCCGGCTCGGCGTGCTCGACGCCGCCGAACTGCCGCCGACCTACAACGCCCCGCCGACCTGGTTCTGCGCCCACATCGCCGGCGGCCCCGGCGCGCTGCTGGCCGCGGTCGAGGACGCGGAGGACGACGCCGCGGGCGGCGCGGACGAACTCGCCCGCTGCGCCCGCACCGGCGACGTCGTCGTGGGCATCGCCGCCAGCGGCCGCACACCGTACGTGCTCGGCGCGCTGCGGGCGGCGGGGGAGCTGGGCTGCCGGACCGCGCTGATCGCGGCCGACCCGCACGCGACCGCGTCGGCCTGGGTGGACGTCTTCATCGGCGTCGACACCGGCCCCGAGGTGGTCACCGGGTCGACCCGGATGAAGGCCGCCACCGCACAGAAGCTGCTGCTCAACGCGTTCTCCACGGCGGTGATGGTGCGCCTGGGGCGGGTGTTCTCCAACTTCATGATCGACGTGGTGCCGACGAACGCCAAGCTGCGCGGCCGGATGCTGAGCATGCTCGTCGAGGCCACCGGCCACGACGAGGAGGACTGCCGCCGCACCCTCGACGCGGCCGGCGGCGACCTGCGCGCCGCGCTGGTCGCCCTGCTGGCCGGCCGTGAGGTGGCGGCCGCCCGCGGCGCCCTCGCCGGACACGGCAACCGCGTCCGCGACGCCGTGGCCGCCCTGACCGAGTAA
- a CDS encoding MurR/RpiR family transcriptional regulator: MAKKSKVSEENDGARAGQEPAGLIVQINGLLPALSPAEQRVARLVLADPAASARRTITDLSAAAETSEATVIRFCRSIGMSGYPQLRIRLAAEAARRVEPADSRVVGGDIPPGADMAQIIATIAFNDARAVEETAEQLDPEVCDKIVDALVKASRVEVFGAGASGFVAADFQAKLHRIGRIAYYWPDLHTSLTSAALLGPGDVALGISHTGTTADTIDVLERAKAAGAVTVALTNFPRSPICDVADFVLTTAARETTYRSGAMASRLAQLTVVDCLFVGVAARTRTKARKALEVTAEAVRGRRLGTTRRRSGDA, from the coding sequence GTGGCGAAGAAGTCGAAAGTTTCCGAGGAGAATGACGGCGCTCGCGCCGGTCAGGAACCGGCCGGGCTGATCGTTCAGATCAACGGTCTGCTGCCCGCGCTCTCCCCGGCCGAACAGCGCGTGGCACGGCTCGTGCTCGCCGATCCGGCCGCCTCGGCCCGCCGCACCATCACCGACCTGTCGGCCGCCGCGGAGACCTCCGAAGCGACGGTCATCCGCTTCTGCCGCTCCATCGGCATGTCGGGCTACCCGCAGCTGCGCATCCGGCTCGCCGCCGAGGCGGCGCGCCGGGTGGAGCCGGCCGACTCCCGGGTGGTCGGCGGGGACATCCCGCCCGGCGCCGACATGGCGCAGATCATCGCCACCATCGCCTTCAACGACGCCCGCGCGGTCGAGGAGACCGCCGAGCAGCTCGACCCCGAGGTCTGCGACAAGATCGTGGACGCGCTGGTGAAGGCGTCCCGGGTCGAGGTCTTCGGCGCGGGCGCGAGCGGCTTCGTCGCCGCCGACTTCCAGGCCAAGCTGCACCGCATAGGGCGCATCGCGTACTACTGGCCCGACCTGCACACCTCGCTCACCTCGGCGGCCCTGCTCGGCCCCGGCGACGTGGCGCTGGGCATCTCGCACACCGGCACCACCGCCGACACCATCGACGTGCTGGAGCGGGCCAAGGCGGCGGGCGCGGTGACCGTGGCGCTGACGAACTTCCCCCGTTCGCCGATCTGCGACGTCGCCGACTTCGTGCTGACCACCGCGGCCCGCGAGACCACCTACCGGTCCGGCGCGATGGCCAGCCGGCTGGCCCAGCTCACGGTCGTGGACTGCCTGTTCGTCGGGGTGGCCGCACGCACCCGCACCAAGGCCCGCAAGGCGCTCGAGGTCACCGCCGAGGCGGTGCGCGGACGACGCCTGGGCACCACGCGCCGCCGGTCCGGCGATGCCTGA
- a CDS encoding dTMP kinase — protein sequence MVALVGIDGSGKTTQAIRLAAALCAAGVTARYGRNAGGRRFLGRVARKLGRDDAVSLLGRRGLLTVEAVLRWLAIARSLVTARLTGATAVMDRYTPCQLVSIRAHDGGKWLARTVRAAYAPFPRAAVIIFLDVPPEVAYHRVEQRGEDHEDIEYLNASYAAYKDVLSDAVHVDGSGDPDAVAQAVWAVVWPVVKRGLAVDAGLS from the coding sequence GTGGTCGCCCTGGTCGGCATCGACGGCTCGGGCAAGACCACCCAGGCGATACGGCTGGCCGCGGCGCTCTGCGCGGCCGGGGTCACCGCCAGATACGGCCGCAACGCCGGCGGCCGCCGCTTCCTGGGCCGGGTCGCCCGGAAGCTCGGTCGTGACGACGCGGTCTCCCTGCTGGGCCGTCGCGGCCTGCTGACCGTCGAGGCGGTGCTGCGCTGGCTGGCCATCGCCCGGTCACTGGTGACGGCACGGCTGACCGGCGCGACGGCGGTGATGGACCGCTACACGCCCTGCCAACTGGTCAGCATTCGGGCACATGACGGCGGCAAGTGGCTGGCCAGGACGGTACGCGCGGCGTATGCCCCGTTCCCCCGGGCGGCTGTCATCATCTTTCTCGACGTCCCGCCCGAGGTGGCATATCACCGGGTGGAGCAGCGTGGCGAGGACCACGAGGACATCGAATATCTGAACGCGAGCTACGCCGCGTACAAAGACGTACTGTCGGATGCGGTACACGTCGACGGCAGTGGTGATCCGGACGCGGTCGCTCAAGCCGTCTGGGCGGTCGTTTGGCCGGTGGTGAAACGCGGTTTGGCAGTTGACGCGGGGCTGTCATGA
- a CDS encoding MHYT domain-containing protein yields the protein MAEVHHFAYGWFNPVTAYLMAFIGSLLGLVCTARARRAPTTGRRARWLVIASLSIGGTGIWLMHFMAMIGFDVPASPVRYDPVVTFISLALAVVTVGIGLFIAGQGRRSATRIVAGGGFTGLGVVAMHYSGMAAMRVAGHVSYDFGLVGASVVIAVVAATVALWFTVTVSTMRAIIAAAAVMGLAVCGMHYTGMAAIRVTLDTGGTGQVAGLSPFVLIVPIVLLSALCLIGVTFNALQAMTQEEFDGVEATRVRHRAQVPGTVIPGPRANADQPAPVNPPFSLARSLADRNRTKIPR from the coding sequence ATGGCAGAAGTGCACCACTTCGCGTACGGCTGGTTCAACCCGGTGACCGCGTACCTGATGGCCTTCATCGGTTCACTGCTCGGCCTGGTCTGCACAGCCCGCGCCCGCCGCGCGCCCACCACCGGGCGGCGGGCCCGCTGGCTGGTCATCGCCTCGCTCTCCATCGGCGGCACCGGCATCTGGCTCATGCACTTCATGGCGATGATCGGCTTCGACGTGCCGGCCAGCCCGGTCCGTTACGACCCGGTCGTCACGTTCATCAGCCTCGCGCTGGCCGTCGTCACCGTGGGCATCGGCCTGTTCATCGCGGGCCAGGGCCGCCGCTCGGCGACCCGGATCGTGGCCGGCGGCGGCTTCACCGGACTCGGCGTGGTCGCTATGCACTACAGCGGCATGGCCGCGATGCGCGTGGCCGGGCATGTCAGCTACGACTTCGGGCTGGTCGGCGCGTCCGTGGTGATCGCCGTGGTGGCCGCGACCGTGGCGCTGTGGTTCACCGTGACCGTCTCCACCATGCGCGCCATCATCGCCGCCGCGGCGGTGATGGGCCTGGCCGTGTGCGGCATGCACTACACCGGGATGGCCGCGATCCGGGTCACCCTGGACACCGGCGGCACCGGGCAGGTGGCCGGGCTCAGCCCGTTCGTGCTCATCGTGCCGATCGTGCTGCTGTCGGCGCTGTGCCTGATCGGTGTGACGTTCAACGCGTTGCAGGCCATGACACAGGAGGAGTTCGACGGCGTGGAGGCGACCCGGGTGCGCCACCGCGCGCAGGTCCCCGGGACCGTCATCCCCGGTCCGCGGGCGAACGCGGACCAGCCGGCGCCGGTGAACCCGCCGTTCAGCCTGGCCAGGTCACTGGCCGACCGCAACCGCACGAAGATCCCCCGCTGA
- a CDS encoding HD domain-containing protein — MDVPAYLMTMPLHAITEVLGEQGLRDRFALEIQRLPAADQAVLAEALELAARLHAEQRRVREPYLNHLLRVTIRIITYYRITDRDVLVAALLHDSVEDQPWAIVGRAHRGGPPPREQALAVLAERFGPRVAQLVNAVTNPEYDLDRDKDEQYRAHVVESLDVDPWARIIKVSDFTDNGVGVIHTIGPKVLRAATKYQPLVPLLRELVARPDTPLLGEVKAHIFAQFDLAEKRFSAILAGN, encoded by the coding sequence ATGGACGTCCCGGCATACCTCATGACCATGCCCCTGCACGCCATCACGGAGGTGCTCGGCGAGCAGGGCCTGCGGGACCGGTTCGCCCTGGAGATCCAGCGCCTGCCCGCCGCCGACCAGGCCGTGCTCGCCGAGGCGCTGGAGCTGGCCGCCCGGCTGCACGCCGAGCAGCGGCGGGTACGCGAGCCGTACCTCAACCACCTGCTGCGCGTCACCATCCGGATCATCACGTACTACCGGATCACCGACCGGGACGTGCTGGTCGCGGCCCTGCTGCACGACTCGGTCGAGGACCAGCCGTGGGCCATCGTCGGCCGGGCGCACCGCGGCGGCCCGCCGCCCCGGGAGCAGGCCCTGGCCGTGCTCGCCGAGCGCTTCGGCCCCCGGGTCGCGCAGCTGGTCAACGCCGTCACCAACCCGGAGTACGACCTCGACCGGGACAAGGACGAGCAGTATCGCGCGCACGTGGTGGAGTCGCTGGACGTGGACCCGTGGGCGCGGATCATCAAGGTCTCCGACTTCACCGACAACGGGGTCGGCGTCATCCACACCATCGGTCCCAAGGTGCTGCGGGCCGCCACCAAGTACCAGCCCCTGGTCCCGCTGCTGCGGGAGCTGGTGGCCCGGCCGGACACGCCGCTTCTCGGCGAGGTCAAGGCGCACATCTTCGCCCAGTTCGACCTCGCCGAGAAGCGCTTTTCGGCCATCTTGGCCGGAAATTGA
- a CDS encoding ribonucleotide-diphosphate reductase subunit beta, translated as MLLDPGLDLTLRPMRYPDFYERYRAAIRNTWTVEEVDLGNDLPDLATLSDGERHLVNRLVAFFATGDTIVANNLVLNLYRHINAPEARLYLSRQLFEEAVHVQFYLTLLDTYLPDDHERAQAFAAVENIPSIARKAQFCFEWIDSVFDVPELTTADDRRRFLLNLICFAACIEGLFFYGAFAYVYWLRSRGLLDGLAAGTNWVFRDESMHMDFAFAVVDTVRAEEPELFDDELGKAVTRMLEDAVDAELAFAEDLCGAGLPGMTLADMREYLQYVADQRLARLGLPARFGSRNPFPFMALQDVQELANFFERRVTAYQVAVTGTVSLDEDF; from the coding sequence ATGCTGCTCGACCCGGGCCTCGACCTGACCCTGCGGCCGATGCGCTACCCGGACTTCTACGAGCGCTACCGCGCCGCCATCCGCAACACGTGGACGGTGGAGGAGGTCGACCTCGGCAACGACCTGCCCGACCTGGCCACGCTCAGCGACGGGGAACGGCACCTGGTCAACCGGCTCGTGGCGTTCTTCGCCACCGGCGACACCATCGTGGCCAACAACCTGGTGCTCAACCTGTACCGGCACATCAACGCCCCCGAGGCCCGGCTCTACCTGAGCCGCCAGCTGTTCGAGGAGGCGGTGCACGTCCAGTTCTACCTGACCCTGCTGGACACCTACCTGCCCGACGACCACGAGCGGGCGCAGGCGTTCGCCGCGGTGGAGAACATTCCGTCGATCGCGCGCAAGGCGCAGTTCTGCTTCGAGTGGATCGACTCGGTCTTCGACGTGCCCGAGCTGACCACGGCCGACGACCGGCGGCGTTTCCTGCTGAACCTGATCTGCTTCGCGGCCTGCATCGAAGGCCTGTTCTTCTACGGCGCCTTCGCGTACGTCTACTGGCTGCGCTCGCGCGGCCTGCTGGACGGGCTGGCCGCGGGCACCAACTGGGTGTTCCGCGACGAGTCCATGCACATGGACTTCGCCTTCGCGGTCGTCGACACGGTCCGCGCCGAGGAGCCCGAGCTGTTCGACGACGAGTTGGGCAAGGCGGTGACCCGGATGCTGGAGGACGCGGTCGACGCCGAGCTGGCCTTCGCGGAGGACCTGTGCGGCGCGGGGCTGCCCGGCATGACGCTGGCCGACATGCGGGAGTACCTGCAGTACGTCGCGGACCAGCGGCTGGCCCGGCTCGGCCTGCCGGCCCGGTTCGGCTCGCGCAACCCGTTCCCGTTCATGGCCCTGCAGGACGTGCAGGAGCTGGCGAACTTCTTCGAACGCCGGGTCACCGCCTACCAGGTGGCGGTCACCGGCACGGTGAGCCTGGACGAGGACTTCTGA